A genomic window from Rhizobium sp. 007 includes:
- a CDS encoding TSUP family transporter — protein sequence MSDIAPHLLLLLCLAGFFAGFVDAIAGGGGLITVPAMLIAGIPPLQTLGTNKVQSVFGAASATIAYARKGHVNLREQLPMAMMAAMGGALGAALATIVPGDVLRAIMPVLLIAIALYFAFKPNLNDLDTHRRITPFVFGMTFVPLIGFYDGVFGPGTGSFFMLSFVTLAGFGMLKATAHTKLLNLGSNIGALIVFASFGATLWTVGLMMGVCQFLGAQVGSRLAMRTGAKLIKPLLVTVCIAFTIKLLSDPTNPLRLWSLAMASDYLPGN from the coding sequence GTGTCCGATATCGCACCCCATCTTCTTCTTCTCCTCTGCCTTGCCGGCTTTTTTGCCGGCTTTGTCGATGCCATCGCCGGCGGCGGCGGGCTCATTACCGTCCCGGCGATGCTGATCGCAGGGATTCCGCCGCTCCAGACGCTCGGCACGAACAAGGTACAATCCGTTTTCGGAGCAGCGTCCGCGACGATCGCCTATGCGCGCAAGGGCCATGTGAACCTTCGAGAACAACTGCCGATGGCCATGATGGCGGCTATGGGCGGTGCGCTCGGTGCGGCCCTTGCGACGATCGTGCCCGGCGATGTCCTGCGCGCCATCATGCCGGTGCTGCTTATCGCGATCGCGCTCTATTTCGCCTTCAAGCCAAACCTCAACGACCTCGATACCCACCGCCGCATCACGCCTTTCGTCTTCGGCATGACCTTCGTGCCGCTGATCGGCTTTTACGACGGAGTTTTCGGCCCGGGCACGGGTTCCTTCTTCATGCTTTCCTTCGTGACGCTTGCAGGTTTCGGCATGCTGAAGGCGACGGCGCATACCAAGCTTCTGAACCTTGGCTCGAATATCGGCGCGCTCATCGTCTTCGCCTCCTTCGGAGCAACGCTCTGGACGGTCGGGCTGATGATGGGTGTCTGCCAGTTCCTCGGCGCACAGGTCGGCTCACGGCTTGCGATGCGCACCGGCGCCAAGCTCATCAAACCACTGCTCGTGACGGTTTGCATCGCGTTCACGATCAAGCTTCTGTCCGACCCGACGAACCCTCTCCGCCTCTGGAGCCTGGCAATGGCCTCCGATTACCTGCCGGGAAATTGA
- the cobO gene encoding cob(I)yrinic acid a,c-diamide adenosyltransferase, with product MSEEAVESGEKDDARHAEKMAKKKAARDKIMATKTDEKGLIIVHTGKGKGKSSAAFGMIFRHIAHRKPSAVVQFIKGAMWTGERDLIEKHFSDVCQFHTMGEGFTWETQDRARDVAAARAAWEKAKELIRDERNSMVLLDEINIALRYDYLDVNEVAAFLKAEKPYMTHVVLTGRNAKDELIEIADLVTEMELIKHPFRSGIKGQPGVEF from the coding sequence AAGATGGCCAAGAAGAAGGCCGCGCGCGACAAGATCATGGCCACGAAGACCGACGAGAAAGGCCTGATCATCGTCCATACCGGAAAAGGCAAGGGCAAGTCGTCGGCCGCCTTCGGGATGATCTTCCGACATATCGCCCACCGCAAACCGTCTGCCGTCGTGCAGTTCATCAAGGGCGCGATGTGGACCGGCGAGCGCGACCTGATCGAGAAGCATTTCTCCGACGTTTGTCAGTTTCATACGATGGGCGAAGGCTTCACCTGGGAGACGCAGGACCGCGCGCGCGATGTTGCAGCGGCGAGGGCTGCGTGGGAGAAGGCGAAGGAACTGATCCGCGACGAGCGCAATTCCATGGTGCTGCTCGACGAGATCAATATTGCGCTCCGCTATGACTATCTCGACGTCAACGAGGTGGCCGCATTTCTCAAGGCCGAGAAACCCTATATGACTCACGTCGTGCTGACCGGCCGGAACGCCAAGGACGAGCTGATCGAGATCGCCGATCTGGTCACGGAAATGGAGCTGATCAAGCATCCGTTCCGCTCCGGTATCAAGGGACAGCCCGGCGTGGAGTTCTGA